CTGGAAGATCAGCCCTCGAACTGAAGGCTTCGCGCGAAATCGCCGCGTTGAAGCGATCACGCGGGCTCGCTGAGCAGTCGCTTCACCTGCTCGAGCAATTCCTTGGTGCCAAAAGGTTTGGTGACATAAACGTCGGCGCCCAGCGCATAACCCTTGGCGATTTCCGCTTCGTGGCCCTTGGTGGTGAGCATGATGATTTTAGTTGCCTGGAATGCCGGATTTTCACGGATTTTCCGACATACATCGAAGCCGTTTCTCAAGGGCAGCATGACATCCAGCAGAATCAGGTCTGGTTTGAAGGTTTCCGCTTGTTGTAAGGCCTCCTCTCCGTTACGCGCCACACTGACTACGTAGCCGCAGTGCTCCATCAGGAATTCCAGCGAAATGACGATATTGGGCTCGTCATCCGCTATGAGTACTTTCTTGGTCATGGCTTATAACGGCTTAGTTGGTGTTAGGTTTCCAGGTTTAGCTCGGGACTGGAAATCTGGAAATCGGATCCTGTTTTCAAAGGCAGGGTAAAGGAAAAAGTCGCGCCTTTGCCGATTTCACTTTCAACCCATAATTTGCCGTTGAAATGCTCGATAATGTGCCGGCTGATGGTCAAACCCAATCCTGTGCCCTGCGGTTTCTCGGTCAAGGTGTCCCCGGCCTGGCGGAATTTTTCGAAGACAATGTGCTGATCTCCGGGGCTGATGCCGGGTCCATTATCGTGCACATCCACCCGCAGCGATTGCGCATTCTGACGCAAACGGATGGAAACAAAACCCGCCTGCCTGTCGCAAAATTTGACAGCGTTGGAGAGCATATTGATGACGACTTGCATCAGCCGATCCCGGTCGACGCAAATCGCGGGCACGTTTTCAGAAAGATTTAATTCAAGCCTGGCTTTGTTCTCCTTGAACAATTGGCTGGTTGCCGAGACTGCATCTTCAATAACCCCTTTGAGGTCTACTTCAGTGATGTTCCATTCGACGCTTCCCGATTCGATCTTGGACAAATCCAGAACATCATTGATAAGCCGGGTGAGCCTTTCGCTTTCCTTGATGATGATGCCCAGAAATTTGGTGCGTTCCGCGTTATCCATATCCGGGTGGCCATGCAGGATTTCCGACAGCGCTCGGATGGAGGTGAGCGGCGTGCGCAGTTCATGGGATACGGTTGAAACGAAATCGTCCTTGAGTTTGTCCAGCTCCTTGAGGCGTTCATTGGCCGCCCTTAACTCTGCGGTGGCTGTTTCCAGTTCTTGGGATTTCTGTTCCAGTTTGTGGCTGTAGGCGATGACCTGTGAAGTTTCATCGAGGATATTCATTACCTCGTCAATGCCTAAAGGTTCTTCTTCAACGACTGATGCCACCATCACCCGGGCTGAGGCGGCGCCGATAGCGCCCGCAAGCAAGGTTTCGGCGAAATTGACCAGGGCTGCATCGGCTTTAATTTCGTTGATAGAACCCAATCCGCGCTGCCGGGCATAGGATGCAAAAGCTTCATCGGCCCCCTCCGGCCCAAGAAACCGTCCCAGCAGAGCGTACAACGCCGGAACTGAGGCAGTACCGCGCCAGAAGCGGGAGCCACCGCTTTCGCCGGTTTGCTTGAATACGTCCACGAACAGCGTGGCCTGAGCTTGCTCGATCGCACTGGGGCGGCCCTTGAGAGATACGCCTACATAGGCGCCGATATTGCTCAACATGCTCCAAATCATGGCATGAGTGATTTCGTCAAGACCGGCCAAGCCGAATAATTGTTGCGGCTTTAGGAGCGCAATGCCGAAAGGACCGTGCTCAAGAAAACTGATGGGCAGCCAGCCGGATTTGGCGAACGCGGGAAGAAGCAGGGTATAACTCCATACGAGGAAGCCTATGCTCAATCCGGCGAGCGCTCCCATTCGCGTGCCGCCTTTCCAAAAAATCCCTCCCAGGATTACCGGCGCGAACTGCGCTACTGCGGCAAAGGAAACCAGTCCGATGGAAACCAGCGCATAGGCTTCACCGGCCAAACGGAAATAACCGTAACCCAGCAGCAGCACCAGCACGATGGCCCCGCGCCGGATGCCAAGCAGCAGGCTGCTCAAATCTCTGCGCTCTCTCAGGAGCAGCATTTTCATTCGCAGCAGCACCGGCATCACCAGGTCGTTGCACAACATGGTGCTTAGCGCAATGGTTTCAACGATCACCATACCAGTAGCGGCAGACAGACCGCCGATAAATACCAGTAACGCCAGCCCTTGCTGCTTTTCCACCATGGGCAGGGTGAGCACGAAGGTATCGGCATCCACGATACCTTTCGGAAAATGCATCAATCCACCGAAAGCCATGGGCAACACGAAAATATTGATGGCCAGCATGTAAAGGGGAAACAGCCAGATTGCCTTGTTCAGGTGATTTTCGTCTACGTTTTCCACAACAGATATCTGGAATTGCCGTGGCAGAAACATGATTGCGAACATCGACAGAATCGTCAGCCAAATCCAGCTGCCGTAGCTTCCGGCAACCCCATCCAGTGGGGTAAGCAGGGGTTGCAATTTCGGATTGGCGGAGGCGCGCGCGAAAATATCCGCGAAGCCGTTATAAATACCAAAGGTGACGAAAAATCCTACTGCCAGAAAAGCCAGAAGCTTCACCAGCGATTCAAAGGCAATCGCCGCCACCATGCCTTCATGGCGTTCCGATGCGTCCAGATGCCGAGTGCCAAACAGAATGGTGAACGCGGCCAGCAGTAAAGCCACATAAAGAGCGGTATCACTCAAGACCGGCACCGCCCCCAGTTTAATCGGCATGATGATTTGGGGGTACTGCAAAAGTATGGTGAAACTAGTGGATACCGCTTTAAGTTGCAATGAAATGTAGGGAACGATACCGACAACTGCGATAACTGAAGCAAGCCCCGCAAGCAACGCGCTTTTGCCGTAGCGTGAACCGATGAAATCGGCCAGCGATGTAATGCGGTTAACCTTGCTGATACGTATGATTTTCCGCAACACCAGCCACCATAAGGCGATCATCAGAGTAGGGCCGAGATAAATCGGCAAAAAGCCTACACCGTTGCTTGCCGCCCGGCCTACGC
The genomic region above belongs to Burkholderiales bacterium and contains:
- a CDS encoding response regulator: MTKKVLIADDEPNIVISLEFLMEHCGYVVSVARNGEEALQQAETFKPDLILLDVMLPLRNGFDVCRKIRENPAFQATKIIMLTTKGHEAEIAKGYALGADVYVTKPFGTKELLEQVKRLLSEPA
- a CDS encoding sensor histidine kinase, which gives rise to MLPGWVIIVTSFAYLGILFAIAYYGDKRADAGRSIIANPYVYSLSLGVYATAWTFYGSVGRAASNGVGFLPIYLGPTLMIALWWLVLRKIIRISKVNRITSLADFIGSRYGKSALLAGLASVIAVVGIVPYISLQLKAVSTSFTILLQYPQIIMPIKLGAVPVLSDTALYVALLLAAFTILFGTRHLDASERHEGMVAAIAFESLVKLLAFLAVGFFVTFGIYNGFADIFARASANPKLQPLLTPLDGVAGSYGSWIWLTILSMFAIMFLPRQFQISVVENVDENHLNKAIWLFPLYMLAINIFVLPMAFGGLMHFPKGIVDADTFVLTLPMVEKQQGLALLVFIGGLSAATGMVIVETIALSTMLCNDLVMPVLLRMKMLLLRERRDLSSLLLGIRRGAIVLVLLLGYGYFRLAGEAYALVSIGLVSFAAVAQFAPVILGGIFWKGGTRMGALAGLSIGFLVWSYTLLLPAFAKSGWLPISFLEHGPFGIALLKPQQLFGLAGLDEITHAMIWSMLSNIGAYVGVSLKGRPSAIEQAQATLFVDVFKQTGESGGSRFWRGTASVPALYALLGRFLGPEGADEAFASYARQRGLGSINEIKADAALVNFAETLLAGAIGAASARVMVASVVEEEPLGIDEVMNILDETSQVIAYSHKLEQKSQELETATAELRAANERLKELDKLKDDFVSTVSHELRTPLTSIRALSEILHGHPDMDNAERTKFLGIIIKESERLTRLINDVLDLSKIESGSVEWNITEVDLKGVIEDAVSATSQLFKENKARLELNLSENVPAICVDRDRLMQVVINMLSNAVKFCDRQAGFVSIRLRQNAQSLRVDVHDNGPGISPGDQHIVFEKFRQAGDTLTEKPQGTGLGLTISRHIIEHFNGKLWVESEIGKGATFSFTLPLKTGSDFQISSPELNLET